The genomic stretch GTCGCGACCAGCTCGTCCCGGGCGGCGCGCAGCTCGCCGGCGAGGGGGCCGTCGAACTCCGCGCCGTGGCTGCCGATCCAGCGGAACGGCCCGGTGAGCCCGCTGGTGCGCTGCAGGTCCTCGACCCCGCGCCCGCTGACCAGCGCAACGGTCACGCCGTCGACGGCGCCCAGCCGGGTCAGCAGCTCGGCCACCCCCGGCTCGGGGACGGCGGCGGCGGGGTCGTCACGCAGCCCGGCCAGCACGCCGTCGTAGTCGCTGGCCAGCAGCAGCGGACGCCGCGCGGCCAGCCCGTCGAGCGCGTCGGTCAGCGCCGGGTCGAGCCCGGTCACGCCTGGGCCTCCAGCGAGTCGAAGAACGAGTTCGCCCAGTGGTCGAGGTCGTGCTTGGTCACGTGCCGGCGCATCGCCCGCATCCGCTTGGTGGCCTCGGCCGGCTCCATCCGGAGCGCCCGCACCAGCTGGTTCTTCACCCCGGCGATGTCGTGCGGGTTCACCAGCAGCGCCTGCTTGAGCTCTGCGGCAGCGCCGGCGAACTCGCTGAGCACGAGCACCCCGCCCAGGTCGCCCCGGGCGGCCACGTACTCCTTGGCCACCAGGTTCATCCCGTCGCGGTAGGGGGTGACCAGCATGACGTCGGCCGCGCGGTACATCGCGGCGAGCTCCTCGCGGGGCATCGACTGGTTGAAGTACTGCACCGCCGGCCCGGCGATCGATCCGTACAGGCCGTTGATGTGGCCGACCTGCTGCTCGATCGTCTCCCGCATCGTCACGTAGTGCTCGACCCGCTCGCGGCTGGGCGTGGCCACCTGCACGAACACCGTGGAGGGCGCCTCGATGACGCCGTCCTCCAGCAGCTCCTCGAACGCCTCCAGGCGCACGCCGATGCCCTTGGTGTAGTCGAGCCGGTCGACCCCGAGCACGATCTTCTCCGGCTGGCCCAGCTCCTCGCGGATCTCCGCGGCCCGGGCGAGCACCTCCGGGCTGCGGGCGAGCTCGTCGAAGACGGAGACGTCGATGGAGATCGGGAACGACTTGGCCACCACGGTGCGGCCCTCGTAGCTGACCGTGTTGCCCTTCGTCGGCAGGTCGTGCAGCCGCTTGGCCAGGTTGACGAAGTTGGTCGCCGCGGCCGGCTGCTGGAAGCCGATGAGGTCGGCGCCGAGCAGGCCCTCGATGATCGCCGACCGCCAGGGGAGCTGGGTGAACAGCTCGTACGGCGGGAAGGGGATGTGCAGGAAGAAGCCGATGGTCAGGTCAGGACGTCGCTGGCGGAGCATCGCCGGCACCAGCTGCAGCTGGTAGTCGTGCACCCAGACGATCGCGCCCTCGCCGGCCACCTCGGCGGCGCGGTCGGCGAAGCGCTTGTTGACCTGGACGTAGGTGTCCCACCAGTGCCGGTGGTACTCCGGCTTCTCCACCACGTCGTGGTAGAGCGGCCAGAGGGAGGCGTTGGAGAAGCCCTCGTAGTACCGGTCGACCTCCTCCTCCGACAGCGACACCGGCACCAGGTGCATGCCGCCGGACTCGAAGGGCTCGGGGGCGTCGCCGGCCGCGCCGGACCAGCCGACCCAGGCGCCGCCGCGGCCGGCGACGAAGGGCTCCAGGGCGGTGACCAGACCGCCCGGACTGCGCTGGTAGCGGGTCGAGCCGTCGGGGTCGGTGACCTGGTCGACCGGGAGCCGGTTGGCGACCACCACCACCGGGCTGTCGGCGCTCACTGACGTCCTCCGCGCTGCGTTGTTCCACTCATCCTGTGCCG from Modestobacter roseus encodes the following:
- a CDS encoding alpha,alpha-trehalose-phosphate synthase (UDP-forming), which gives rise to MSADSPVVVVANRLPVDQVTDPDGSTRYQRSPGGLVTALEPFVAGRGGAWVGWSGAAGDAPEPFESGGMHLVPVSLSEEEVDRYYEGFSNASLWPLYHDVVEKPEYHRHWWDTYVQVNKRFADRAAEVAGEGAIVWVHDYQLQLVPAMLRQRRPDLTIGFFLHIPFPPYELFTQLPWRSAIIEGLLGADLIGFQQPAAATNFVNLAKRLHDLPTKGNTVSYEGRTVVAKSFPISIDVSVFDELARSPEVLARAAEIREELGQPEKIVLGVDRLDYTKGIGVRLEAFEELLEDGVIEAPSTVFVQVATPSRERVEHYVTMRETIEQQVGHINGLYGSIAGPAVQYFNQSMPREELAAMYRAADVMLVTPYRDGMNLVAKEYVAARGDLGGVLVLSEFAGAAAELKQALLVNPHDIAGVKNQLVRALRMEPAEATKRMRAMRRHVTKHDLDHWANSFFDSLEAQA